The Alnus glutinosa chromosome 10, dhAlnGlut1.1, whole genome shotgun sequence DNA window GCTTCAGTTTATACACCCATTTATTTCTGATGATGTTCCAGTTCTTGGATCTTGGTACAAGAGACCACGTTCAATTCTCAAGCAAGGCATTGAATTCACTTGGCATTGCAGCTTTCCAATTTGGATCCGACACAGCCTGAGAGAAGGTAGAGGGTTCCTTTGGAAAAGATGCAAGACACATGACCTTGCAAGGATGTTGGTAGATTTAAGAGTGGTATAATTGAAAATCAGGAAAAGGTTTGGGCTTGAGACTCCCTGTCATTGACCGAGTAATCACATGGCTTGAGGAAGAGATGTGTCGCTGGAGGAATGTTACAAAGTAGTGATTAACTCAGTAGAGGAAGCATCTGATCTGGAAGGGGCAGGAAAACCTACAGAGTTAAGTTCTTCCTGAGAGCTTGAATCTAAGCTGGTGGGAGCAGTTACACCTGCAGAAACAGGGGCTGCCCCATAGCTTGATTCTGCAGAGATAGATGAGCTAGGTGTAGGTGTAGATGAGAGTTGTCCAGATGCAAGATGAGAACTTTCAAGATTTCTGGGAGGTAATAATGAATCATTGCTGGAATAAAATTGAGAAGGAATAAGGCTGTGCTAGCAAACAAAGTCCAGTTTCCACTAGATGTCTATGTTTTCTCTCGGAGATCCCATTTTGTTGGGAAGTATGAGGACAAGAAACTCTGAAAAATTCCATGTTCAGCCAACAAGGATATAAAATTGTGATACATGTACTCACCAGCAAGTTTTCAATGAGACAATTGAAGTTTACAAAAGTAGAAAACACATCTAACTTGTTTTTAAGAGGAAACATCCATGAATATCTTGAATAATCATCTAtataaaaacaacataaacttTGTATCCACTTATTGAAGTGATGGGTGAAATCCAAACATCACTGTGAAGAAGCTCCAAAGGAGCAGTACTGGTTACATGACTCGAAACAGGGAAAGGTAATTGTCTACTTTTTGCTAGTTGGCATGGAACACATAGAGGTTGATGTTCTCTTATTCTAGACATTGGAAGCTGTTTATTATTTAGGATATGCTGCAGAATAGGTGGATGTGGATGTCCTAGCCGCCCATGCAAAGTAGGAGAGGATTTGACTCCAATCAATGCCAGATAAGGATGTGGCTTATTCTTCAGATGAGGCTGCAACTGCATAGTGtaaaacaaaatagaagagatagaagggaagaagatgagaacacaaaaaagagaaaacgcTACATTGCTTCTTATTTTATTGAGTGCTTTTGATTAcaaaagatataaatatataggcTAATAAAGAGGAGCACATCCCACTAGTCATGGCACACAATGAAATATTAAAGTGGAAAATATTGAGGGTaggaaaataatgaaagataTTGGAGAGGAAATCAAGGAGATATTCTTGATATGCTGCAACGGCTCTTTATTCTCTAACACTCCCCCACAAACTGATGGGAGAAACTTCCTTCAGTTTGTTTTCTGCGTCGGATGATCATcatgaaaccttttttttttttttttttttttttttttttttgttggcttgGGTTTGCAAACTgtacctcaaatgccaaaaaataaaaccaactatgggccaaaagaaattaaagacagGCTTGGGTTTTGAAACATTAGCACAAACAAGAAATCgggccaacaatgggccaaaGAAAAGATGGCCAACTATGGGCTTAAATGAGCTTGGGCCTTTGAACATTTACCTCAAGCTTGAAATTGAGCCAACAATGGACTAGAGAAAAGAAGGGCCAACTATTGGCCAAAGAGAGATttttccatcttcttcttcttcttttttttttttgcttttttttgttttttgttttgcaaCATATTCTTCATAGTACAACACATTAGAAaacaaataaaggaaaaatcGACTAAAAACAACGGTAGACaggaaacaaaaccaaaaaaaaaaaaaaaaactgcaactTGTGGACAACCTTATAAGGAGAGTTCACGGTGGATGGAGAAGGCACGGAAACTGGAGGATTCGTAGCTGGAGACAGTGCCAGAGGTGGGAGACTTGGCCGGTGGAGAAGTTATCGGGGAAGGATGCCGGAAAAGACACCGGAGGTGGTGCTGCAGTGAAGCACACAAACTTTGCGGCAAGGGACCGTTgatctgcattttttttttaagtggaagaGAAGGGATATTGGGCTGATGTAGAGTATGTGAGAAGGATGATGAAGGAAAGGGGGTTGCAGAAAGCATTTTGATCGAGTCTAGTTCACCAAGGAGATATTATGATGATTGAAGGGTCACTGGAGGTGGAAGCTGAGGTATGAAATGAAGATGGTCATAACGCAATGCAGAGTGTGCCAGTGATAAGGGCGTGCAAGATAGAGAGGGACAAAGGAAGATTTTGAAGACACTGGGCATAGCAAAAGTGCAGAGGGGCTTATGCAGGTCTTTTGCCGGTACGCAAGAAAAAAGAGTTTCTGAGTGATGGAGAGGAAGGTGAATGGAGAGGTTGCTGGGTATGTGCACTAATGGCAGAGTCTGGGTAATGTTGTGGTTTAGGAGCAGGGCATCTCGTTGAAgagaagagagattttttttgggagaactgGTTCTGTGGATGTCATGTGAAGGTGAGGTGTTTGATAAAAGTTATGAGAGAGAGCAAAGAGAAAGGGAAACAGAGGTGAGAGGTTTGGGCTGTGGTCTCTGGGTATCGATTGTGTCTTCTGGTGTTGGGTCTTCTGCAAATTGGCCAAATGGTGTGGTAGGGAGGACTAGTGCAGTACGGAAGGGGTGGTTGAGTTTTCTGGAGAGGTTCGGCTAAAGGAAAACGTGCAACATGAAGGTAGAAAATTTGAATCTGGAAGATGGTTCAATGTTTGACAAAGGTTGCAACGTGAATGATCGAAAGATTGGTGTTGGCCTATtcagctctgataccatgtaaaataaaatagaagagatagaagggaagaagaggagaacacAAAAGAGATAAAACGCTACATTGCTTCTTATTTCATTGAGTGCTTTTGATTAcaaaagatataaatatataggcTAATAAAGGGGAGCACATCCCACTAATCATGACACACAATCAGGAAATATTAAAGTGGAAAATATTGAGGgtaggaaaataaggaaaaatattggagaggaaatcaaagaaatatTATTGATATGCTGCAATGGCTTTTCATTCTCTAACACATAGGATAGAGGCCCCTTCATTGGCCCCTTGCAGGAGGATCTCCCTAGTTGCATTGtccttaacaaaaaaaatatgagttaGGTAATTTAAACCAGCAATTGTTATCTTTGCAAAACTTATTTATAGAGAGAAGGTTGGCTGAAGCAGCCGGGCAGTGTAGAATATTTTTCTAGTGAATAATAGAATTGGAAAGAGGATAAGAAAAAGATCCTGTGTTTGCAATTTTTAGACCACTACCATTCCCAACTGTAACCGTGTCATCTCCTTTGTAAGGTTGCTGCAATGCCAACTTTTCAAGTGTTGCTTTGATGTGGTGATTTGCAGCGCTATCAGCCAGCCAGTCCCCTTCTTCATGCAGTGTATTGGCTTGAGACACCAGAGCTGCAAGTTCACTTGACGGATGCATGTCTTCCTTGGTAGGAGAAGTCCATGCGATGATAACAATCCAAGGCTTGGTGGTTGCTTTTCCACAAATTTGGCACGTCAGTTTGGGAAGATCTGATGTTGAAGTGTGTCCAAAAGGTGCCTTACCAAGGATGGATTCTCCTGCCGGGTTGAAAAGGCTTGTTTGATTGTTGCTGAAATTTCCTGAATTCATTGGCTGGCCACGCCCTTGGTTGTTCCATGATGACTGGCCACACCCCTGGTTGCTCCAAGATGGCTGGACCTGCTGCTGGTTGCTCCAATATTTTTGCTTAGAGGCTGAAACTTCTGCGAGTACAGAGCAAAGGAGCCCATGTCTGTAGAGGATCGAGCTTTGTTGATCCAATAGTTGTTCATGACTCAAGAGTTCACCTTAAAATTCTGCTAGAGACATGGGTGCATCCCTggtagaaaaggaaaaggatgtAATGAAAGAATTATATTGTGGATTAGTCCTCCCAAAATGTAGGAGAtaacatcctcatcatcaacGGGCTTTCCTGAGAATGCCAATTCATCACCAAGAGATTTGGCTTGGTGACCAAAATCAGTGCAGGATTATGATCCTTGACGTAATAGTTGAAGTTGACGCCTCAGGTGGTTGATCCGGGATCGTGATGGAGAGAGGCATACTGAGAAGCCAAATACCAATGCACTCCAAACTTGTCTGGACGTGTTCAAGCAATAGATGGTGGTAATTATTTTCTGAGATAAAGAAGCAATGAACCAGCTTAATTAGGAGATACTGATCCTTCTTTTCTCAAAGAACAAACACAGGATATAGTGTTTTCACAGACTTAAACCAGtgatttgtaaaatatttgtcaCGTGTTTTAGTGGGGTGTTACACCTACTGATGTGATTTTTCTTCCCTTGTTAAAATCATTAAGTTAATAAAATGATCCTTATCCTTCTAAAGGATGGTCTCCATGATCCAATCTTCTTGGGAAGGTCTACATCATGTGTGTCTTTTATCACATGTAATATATGTACGGTGTTAGAGACACAGCCAAGTAGTTAGGGGAGGCTAGGGCATTTGgccccctattttttttattttgcaaaaaaaagCTTGCtttccccatatatatatatatatatatatatatatatatatatatatatatatatataacctgtaaaattttacaaaaaccaCCCCTCTTCCAATCCCctaaagtttttgaaaaaaaaaaattataaaaaggttttttttttttggttaaaaaaaaaaaaaagtataggcTTGTTATGTCAATGTTTTCTTAGACTTTGTTTCTTTATGTTCCGTTTATTTGGGTGTaagatattttttgaaaatattttttactgtTTAGTGCAatcgaaaataatagtcaaatcgAAAAGTTTCTCGGTTTGATAAAAAAAGCTTCTTTAGTTTCGGGAAATGattaacatttttaaatttcaaaaatcatttttcgagtttgagtttctcattttcaaatcgttGGACCATCGTTGGACCATCACTAAGATAGACCTGGGCAACTGCTTGGTCACCATCAAGCTACCCTGGACCATCATTGAGCCACCTTCAGACCACTGTCGAACCATCATCGAGCTACCATCGGACAACTACCGAGTCACCCTGGACTATcaccgagccacccctagaccacCGCTGAACCACCACCAAGCCACCCTAGACCATCACCGAGCCACTCCGGACCACCATTAAGCTACCCCTGGACCATCATCGAGCAACCATCGAGCCACTCTGGACTATCATCGAGCGCTCTCAGACCATCGCCGATCCATCCCCAAACCATCCTTGAGCCACTCCCAAACCATTGTCGAGCCAACCTGGACCACCATCGAGCCACCTCCGGACCATCCCTAATCCCTAGACCATCGCCAAGAATCCCAGGACCACCACTGAGCCACCATAGGACCATCGTTGAGCCACCTTAGACCATCATTGAGCCACCTCTAGACCACTACCGAGCCCTACTTGACCATCACCGAGCTATGCCAGACCATCACCGAGCCACCCCCGAACCACCACTAGACCACTACCGAGGCACCACCAGACCACCATCGAACCACCATCAAAACACTCCTGGACCACCAccaagaaattattttatattaatatttttaagttgtgaataaaaattgatttttataggttaatatgattgaatgaaaatgtaaaaaaataaaaatatttgtgattttccgtacacGCTTAAcgccagaaaatattttatgcgggaattttttttttcctaaaaaacgatttgtttgaaaatattttatgataaaaaatattttaacccaaaataaaCGGAATCTAATTGTCATTGAAATGAGAATTGGGAGACTTTTATTGTATTGTTGGCAGTTTTCTACCGACATGCAAAAAAGGAAAGATACAATTATTGACAGTATAATAAAAGTCTCccaattttctttatttcatttgaatcacattaaattatttatgttGAATATTATCTCGAACCTAATGGAGATTTAAACATTTACTTATAAACCATGTAGCTGTGGCtactttcatcatttttttaatacctTTCATTTCTCTATTACTCTGTAAAGTATAAACTATGAAATCATAAGTTCATAAccactttattctttttttctttctggaaAAAATATGGCTAGTTTCTTAttcctttttgttagtttataattggcttcattctgttggacaaaatcaattCTTTGtgatgatgcttttaaacatgGATTCTGCCATTCAGAGTgctttcagaagattctgcacaatctataagtcagaaaaatcgaatcccttgcagccgtccggacgatgtgatataccatccggacgacgtgatataccgtctggacgtccaactgtccaaagcatcatccgtccaggcGACGAAAACTTTCCGTCTAGACCTttctctgtgtcaagaagcttcgaactgctccagtttgcatccgtccggacgattcagcagcACGTTCGGATGACACTTAGTGTTCAATAAGCTATGTGGTTTCtatccaaaacacagatattgAAAGATcactgcaaccgttcggacgatgtggattcccatccggacgcgctcatccataagacaagtatcgcattcaaaacccagacgtccggacgccagtcttcatggtccagacgcgcgagtTACTGGTATGGAAAAtgcgtgcatctgatcaaccgtccggaagacCGTTCCCTTGGTTCGGACTctcgaagccttgatatggaaattgcgtgcagctaaagtgcgaccgtccggacgacagggcaacaccgtctggacgaggctcaaaaaatcaggaaagaatttcagcgaaatttttggaaagccgatcgtacagttgtccgtctggacaccctatgaataccgtctggacggtgcctaggtttttcaagccaaacactcatttgaacttgcggcctataaatagaggtccataagcttgagaacagcaagaattcagtattgaattccttagtacttagagagttatattgtaaggttattgagttgagttagtctctctgaagccattgctgtgtgtgttgttgctgcgctgatttgaagtctatcttaagggttagccctaaggtaaatgattccattgaaaaccccttcagacaggagatctggttgggaggcgtttgtgttaggtgacacgttagagtgcaatgtacgaccattgcatcagggatatatgagtgctactactttgtaactagtcttgtcttctgaataatggatatcttgggtttggttgctccggagtgatttttctcatattgagtttccacttcgttaacaaaatttttgtgtcttttaaatttcgcattgatgctattttgttgacactttgttcacacacacttgtttatattagaagtcaatttaatttttcacttttaatatatatatatatatattaattcattaCCTTCTTTAGTTTTCTTCTCAAAGCAGTTTAAGGTTtgacatatattttatatatatattttttattattaaaactaATTTTGTGATTCAATCTATTTCTTTAACCTAGATATCATTTAAtgtttgaagaatttttttagacaattatacattttttaaattgcaaccTTTCTCCCTACTATTCTCATATGCATTgcatagaatatatatatatatatttttttatatataattttatgaaaaatactTTTGTCATTGGAGAgacattgatattatttgataGTTTACAGGGgtacattgacacaattagtagtttggaggaCACATTAataattgagtggtagtttaagaAGGGTATATCtacttttcctaattttttaattaaaaaaaatgttttcgacTTCATAGCTCATCAAacataaatatctttttttgataaaaaaaaaaaagtgaaataaaaatgtaaattataaCATTACTTAACGTTTTAATTTCATCAACCCACACTAGCTTTTGTTTTTCTGGACaacaaactttttaattttaatatttcattttgttgtatttaataatatatataatataatattaattaaaacttATAAATAATGTGACAacatatttaaaacatatatatcattaaataaataaaaattgattgtcaaatatataaaatctaatcttCACCCTAAAattgcttgattcttttttttttataccataTCTGCCAAAAAATGACACAATTAAGAACCTTCTGCCACTTTCCTTTATACCATATCTGCCCTTCTACACTCTCCAGCACACTCTCTTAATATAAAACCTTATAATAATCTAAAATGGCAAGGGCATTTGAGTCAATAAAAATTCCCGCACGACAATGCCagaccaaccacatcaaaatcaaaacctaaaaaaagcACACCAGGCGCAAACCAGATCCTCTTCCTACAGCCGTTCACAACACAGACACGACGGCCAATCCACCACCGTCGGATCTGCGTACTTTAGAACTTGAACCATAGAACCCACATAAGAGTCCCCAACCTTTTCATACGCACGGTGGAGAACACTCTTGAAAATCACACGCCTGTGACGCTATCTCCTCCCGTGTTTGAAATCACGCGGAATTATTTTCTGCTTCCAGTTCTTTTCAGATCACATCTCTGGACTCTGGCTTTCCCAAAACCCCTAATTTTCGATTTCTTATATAATTTCTAGtttcattttgtttcaaaaaaagaaaaaaaaaatttcttttggaTTCATAGCGATGGGTACTGGGGATCTTCTAAACATTCAGCCTACAGAACTCAAAGTCCAATGTAAGTCTTTTCTTAAACTTATTTGTCATGCTACTTTCTGTTTGTTTCCctagaaaattttggaaaatctaaGAGAGAGAAATTTGGGTGTCATGTTTTATGCTCCTTCGGTTTAAGAGGAATACCCAGAAGCGGATTTAGCGAATAGTTGCCGTTAAATATGTAGGACAAAGAGAAAATTATGAATTGTTTGGTTTGTGGTGTTTTTGGGAGGTTTCTTTTGTCATCCGTTTCTTTTGcgagaaaattgaggaaaagaaaaatgaaagaatatgttttttgttttttttgaaaatttgtaacCATCTGAGTTGAGCTAAATAGTCGTTTTAGGTTCCTTTGAGTATCTATAAGCGTTATGAATTTTTAATTCTGTTCCCTGTTTGGTCCAATTTTTGTGATGTTAATTTTCCTCTTCGGAACCTTTTCAAGGTGTTTGTTTCTGATTTTGGGTTATTTTTGCATGTGATGGCAAAGTTGAATTGAAGAGGCAGAGTTCATCCTCTATGCAGTTGACCAATAAAACGGATAAATATGTGGCGTTCAAGGTAGtttccttttgaattttcatcactgtgtttgtttatttggtttATCTATGATTTACCATCAAGTCATTGTGCTAATGTTCTGTTTAATTTACTGAACATTGTAATTGATTAGGTTAAAACAACAAACCCCAAAAAATATTGTGTCCGTCCTAATGCTGGCATTGTTTTGCCTCGAACCACATGCAATGTTACAGGTAAGTACTTACTAATACTAAGTGGTTCATCATGTTGATTTCTTTTTGGTTGTAATATCATACTATTTCCATCTTCTaatttaggatttattttttgtaagttctAATTTAGGATTTGAATTGCTTGGTGATAGGTCATATTCGTTCTGCATTTAGCTGTTGATATTAttcttcatcaaattttttCCCAAATGTTATAGGTAGTTTCCTGCATATGTGCGTGTATCTATTTACAGAAAAAAATGGTCAAATTTTAGATTTGAAATGCTTAGTGGTAGGTTCAAATAGTTCTATCATTTCACTTTGTATCTATATCTATCTATTCTTGATTAGTGCTTTCTTGGCATGTATTCTGGCAGTTACAATGCAAGCTCCTAAAGAGGTACCCCCTGATTTGCAGTGCAAGGacaaatttcttcttcaaagtGTGGTTGCTCCGGATGGTGCGACTACGAAAGACATAACCCCGGAAATGGTGTGATGGTTTTGCTGctcttttgggtgtttttgggtgttgtgttgttttgggttgtttttctttcatgGACTCAGATTTGGTgtattgtgttttttattttttagtttaacaAAGAGGATGGTAAGGTCGTGGAAGAGTTCAAGATGAGGGTCACTTACATTCCTGCTAACCCCCCATCACCTGTCCCTGAAGAATCTGAAGAAGGTTCTTCTCCCAGGTCATCGGTGCTTGAGAATGGGCATCAAAATCATTCATTGTTTGATGCTGTAAGTTTTTCGTTTCTGCTGTCTTGAaatttatcccttttttttttttttccctatacatCTTTCCAAAACTATTTCAAAACCTTTGACCGAGATACTGATGCACAATTTGTTTCGTTATGGTCTggaatgttattttaaatgttgtAATCTTAGGTATCAAGATCTTTAGAGGAGCCTAAAGAGAAGTCTTCAGAGGTAAATGTCTCTCTGCCCACCTTATGataaatgtttgtttttttaattatcagtGCACATTTCATTTTAATAGTTGacagatatttttttatcatattctGTAGGTTTGCTTGTCACTTTTTTATGATTGCGAAACACCTTTTGTGATAGCTATCATTTTTTCAGGGCAAACATAGTGAGTTTGATGTTTTCTTCATGTTTGCTGTATGAATTTGACACATGATGACCTTAAATGTTGAGACTAGGTGGCAGAAGCTGCTATTGAGGAGATAGTAATGGTGGTACTAGATGTCCTTATAAGGCATTGATGTCTTACAATTTCTATTCTTCAACAACTAAGTCATAGGCTCTTAGTGTTGGTTTTCTTAATCATGTCTCTGTGTTCCAGTTTTGACAACCTCTcaaaaatatttactttatgCCTGCAATTAACGTTATGATAACTCATTTTGAGGGATTAGGTGTGAAACTTGAATCaagtaaaaaattgtaaagagGGATGGTGGTGACTCTGTCATCTAATATTGCATGCaaggaaaattcaaaattgggaGGTCGTGGAATTTAATGGACCTACTATGTGGGGCTTGGAACCATTGATACAGTTAAATGACATGCTACTCAAAGAGTTGTTGTGGTTATTATAGTCACTGGCAACGCTAGGAAACAATATAGTTGTtcaattcagtttttttttttttttttttttttttttttttttttttttaaaaaaaaaaattttaaaaaaattcaatgtgcTGGGAAATGCATCTCCTACTCTAGGATTGCAAGTAATAGCCTGGCCTGTCTCTGAGGGTGTCCTCCTTAAAAGCTATTGATTTTGTGCTCCAGGAAGTGGTGTCTTAGTGACTCCTCCAAATTAGTTTATCAGAGAAATCAAAGTGTGAGTTGCTTCTAGGTTGTTGTGCAGGTGATTATTGGGAGTTTATCCATATAATATAGACCAATAGTTGCTTTTTTCATACATCTGTGGTGGCTAATATGATTGTAGTTTATTTAGATTAAGTTTTCATCCTTGGAATAGGCTTATAGGCCTCTTAGCTTAGGAAAAAGAGATATTATTACTCAAATAAAAGAATTTAAGAAATGAAAGTTAGAGTTTGTGCCTGGGTGATTTAGCTTTTATTGTATCAAAGACAAATCACATTAGCTTTCAGATCCCATGCTCTTAGCTATTGCCTATAATAGGTCATTTCTAATCTTAGCCAACACTTGTTAGACACCCACATGTCAACCTTCATATAGTGACAATAAGATACAGACAAAACTCATGTAAAATTTGTTCTGGAATTCAGGTTGCTTGTAAGATGTGGTCAAAGACAAAATAGTGTCAGGTGCTCACTAATTCTGTGGAAATTGTGTCTTTGTTTGAGGATCCCTGTTACGTACAGATCCTTTCTGTTGCAAGATCTTAGGTCCACAGACAGCAATAATTAAAAGTACAATTGCTTACTTAAGTTGATTAACGGATAGGATAATGGGGTACTATCTATCTTGAAAAATTTGTTGCTAAGGTTCAAACAGGGAGCTGGCCCCTTTAAGGAGTGTGTACTGAATAGGAAAACCATAGCCGTTTCGTTAATTATCTTCATGTGAATGTTGAAAATGCTTATCTTTTGTTTTAGTTGAAGTTTGTTTTATGCCTATCTGTTTCTATGCTTCATTTTTCTCAATTCTCCTCTATTACAATAGATTgattactttatatttttgcGTTCAATGCATATTTTCCCTTCAGGCGTGGTCTATGATTTCTGAGTTGACTGAGGAGAAAGCTTCTGCTTTGCAACAAAATCAGAAACTACATCAGGAACTGGTATCGGTTTGTTTGTACTTTATATAACTGTTTGATCACTTTATTATGCCTTCTTTCTTTTGGGGCCTGAGGCTCTCAATGAAAATTGCATTCTTGATTGAAAGTTTATATAGaagtaaaatggaaaagaaattcGTTCTTgtacaaatgatttttttaccaGTTCTACAAATTTGCTTTTCTCTgtcttttcaataaattttgtgATT harbors:
- the LOC133880518 gene encoding vesicle-associated protein 1-3 is translated as MGTGDLLNIQPTELKVQFELKRQSSSSMQLTNKTDKYVAFKVKTTNPKKYCVRPNAGIVLPRTTCNVTVTMQAPKEVPPDLQCKDKFLLQSVVAPDGATTKDITPEMFNKEDGKVVEEFKMRVTYIPANPPSPVPEESEEGSSPRSSVLENGHQNHSLFDAVSRSLEEPKEKSSEAWSMISELTEEKASALQQNQKLHQELDLVRKEISKSRAGGFSLLVVVLVGLLGVLLGYFVK